The following proteins are co-located in the Periplaneta americana isolate PAMFEO1 chromosome 12, P.americana_PAMFEO1_priV1, whole genome shotgun sequence genome:
- the LOC138710572 gene encoding uncharacterized protein isoform X1 — protein sequence MCCKCIYRLTTVTMDAVYPEPLSRLHRRAVRKPVHRGSGGRYRTQPVTFAEIKEVDEENIEESPTAEPTAGAASKSELDINSKFEEFWRAGREKAKEKKMKRVREARKSESDATIVPSSATTSAAAIPSPSITSASSEPRPSL from the exons CAGTAACCATGGACGCCGTTTACCCGGAGCCGCTGTCCCGACTACATCGCCGCGCCGTCAGAAAGCCGGTGCACAGGGGGTCAGGAGGGCGCTACCGAACACAACCCGTCACCTTCGCAGAAATAAAG GAGGTTGACGAAGAAAACATTGAAGAGAGCCCGACTGCAGAGCCGACAGCGGGAGCCGCTAGCAAGTCTGAACTCGACATCAATTCCAAATTCGAGGAATTTTGGAGAGCTGGCCGGGAGAAGGCCAAAGAGAAGAAGATGAAGCGAGTCAGAGAGGCTCGCAAATCCGAGTCCGACGCCACGATAGTACCGTCCAGTGCCACTACGAGCGCTGCTGCCATACCCTCTCCCTCTATCACATCCGCCAGCAGCGAGCCTAGGCCCTCGTTATGA
- the LOC138710572 gene encoding uncharacterized protein isoform X2: MCCKCIYRLTITMDAVYPEPLSRLHRRAVRKPVHRGSGGRYRTQPVTFAEIKEVDEENIEESPTAEPTAGAASKSELDINSKFEEFWRAGREKAKEKKMKRVREARKSESDATIVPSSATTSAAAIPSPSITSASSEPRPSL, encoded by the exons TAACCATGGACGCCGTTTACCCGGAGCCGCTGTCCCGACTACATCGCCGCGCCGTCAGAAAGCCGGTGCACAGGGGGTCAGGAGGGCGCTACCGAACACAACCCGTCACCTTCGCAGAAATAAAG GAGGTTGACGAAGAAAACATTGAAGAGAGCCCGACTGCAGAGCCGACAGCGGGAGCCGCTAGCAAGTCTGAACTCGACATCAATTCCAAATTCGAGGAATTTTGGAGAGCTGGCCGGGAGAAGGCCAAAGAGAAGAAGATGAAGCGAGTCAGAGAGGCTCGCAAATCCGAGTCCGACGCCACGATAGTACCGTCCAGTGCCACTACGAGCGCTGCTGCCATACCCTCTCCCTCTATCACATCCGCCAGCAGCGAGCCTAGGCCCTCGTTATGA
- the LOC138710572 gene encoding uncharacterized protein isoform X4 has translation MTLTMDAVYPEPLSRLHRRAVRKPVHRGSGGRYRTQPVTFAEIKEVDEENIEESPTAEPTAGAASKSELDINSKFEEFWRAGREKAKEKKMKRVREARKSESDATIVPSSATTSAAAIPSPSITSASSEPRPSL, from the exons TAACCATGGACGCCGTTTACCCGGAGCCGCTGTCCCGACTACATCGCCGCGCCGTCAGAAAGCCGGTGCACAGGGGGTCAGGAGGGCGCTACCGAACACAACCCGTCACCTTCGCAGAAATAAAG GAGGTTGACGAAGAAAACATTGAAGAGAGCCCGACTGCAGAGCCGACAGCGGGAGCCGCTAGCAAGTCTGAACTCGACATCAATTCCAAATTCGAGGAATTTTGGAGAGCTGGCCGGGAGAAGGCCAAAGAGAAGAAGATGAAGCGAGTCAGAGAGGCTCGCAAATCCGAGTCCGACGCCACGATAGTACCGTCCAGTGCCACTACGAGCGCTGCTGCCATACCCTCTCCCTCTATCACATCCGCCAGCAGCGAGCCTAGGCCCTCGTTATGA
- the LOC138710572 gene encoding uncharacterized protein isoform X3, whose product MTSVTMDAVYPEPLSRLHRRAVRKPVHRGSGGRYRTQPVTFAEIKEVDEENIEESPTAEPTAGAASKSELDINSKFEEFWRAGREKAKEKKMKRVREARKSESDATIVPSSATTSAAAIPSPSITSASSEPRPSL is encoded by the exons CAGTAACCATGGACGCCGTTTACCCGGAGCCGCTGTCCCGACTACATCGCCGCGCCGTCAGAAAGCCGGTGCACAGGGGGTCAGGAGGGCGCTACCGAACACAACCCGTCACCTTCGCAGAAATAAAG GAGGTTGACGAAGAAAACATTGAAGAGAGCCCGACTGCAGAGCCGACAGCGGGAGCCGCTAGCAAGTCTGAACTCGACATCAATTCCAAATTCGAGGAATTTTGGAGAGCTGGCCGGGAGAAGGCCAAAGAGAAGAAGATGAAGCGAGTCAGAGAGGCTCGCAAATCCGAGTCCGACGCCACGATAGTACCGTCCAGTGCCACTACGAGCGCTGCTGCCATACCCTCTCCCTCTATCACATCCGCCAGCAGCGAGCCTAGGCCCTCGTTATGA
- the LOC138710572 gene encoding uncharacterized protein isoform X5, with translation MDAVYPEPLSRLHRRAVRKPVHRGSGGRYRTQPVTFAEIKEVDEENIEESPTAEPTAGAASKSELDINSKFEEFWRAGREKAKEKKMKRVREARKSESDATIVPSSATTSAAAIPSPSITSASSEPRPSL, from the exons ATGGACGCCGTTTACCCGGAGCCGCTGTCCCGACTACATCGCCGCGCCGTCAGAAAGCCGGTGCACAGGGGGTCAGGAGGGCGCTACCGAACACAACCCGTCACCTTCGCAGAAATAAAG GAGGTTGACGAAGAAAACATTGAAGAGAGCCCGACTGCAGAGCCGACAGCGGGAGCCGCTAGCAAGTCTGAACTCGACATCAATTCCAAATTCGAGGAATTTTGGAGAGCTGGCCGGGAGAAGGCCAAAGAGAAGAAGATGAAGCGAGTCAGAGAGGCTCGCAAATCCGAGTCCGACGCCACGATAGTACCGTCCAGTGCCACTACGAGCGCTGCTGCCATACCCTCTCCCTCTATCACATCCGCCAGCAGCGAGCCTAGGCCCTCGTTATGA